The DNA sequence tattatattatttattactagctgataacTTCAACTTCATctgcgtacacacatgactcaGCACGTAGTGCGTATAAAAATCgatgtttcttaaaactttaataactttatatttaatgaagatatcgaaatattcttttatataagggccaagtgtctgaggaataaaacttagaagaccTTACTTAAATTTAATCAGTAGCTTTTCCATGATACGCATCCAAATGAAAACGATGATCCTTTTCATCTGCAATACAGTGTAATTTGAGAGGAGGGACCTAACAACCATTCTAATAGAGCCTTAAAATGCCCATGACTTGAAGTTCTAGTAAAAATTTGCTAGGTGGTAGTCTAGTCAAGGATAGTCTCCCGAAAATTCACGTTAAAGTCCCACTCCGCACGTCTAGGAAACCGCCTCTGTTTCATAATATCCCTTACTAGTCCAgtcatttaagcttaaattaggTAAGAATCTCGGAATGccgagatacccagctgtaagtctgtaaatacttgtatataccctaaaaaccgatttttgtgacctttgaccttgaaatttaatagttgcgtacaccctaccatatggaggttttgagacaacttttaaggtgtaaataataaaaataaaatatacaagtatttacagacttacagctgggtatctcgaattccaTGGTGAACTTACTATAATGACTGGACTATACCACCAAACGCAGTATCGACCAAATAgatttttctttagaaattctAATTTAgacaatattttgtataatagtgacaatattgaaattaatttatttgttagtaACATAAAAAGTACTAGATTTGTAAGAGAAAAGAAAAGATCATCCCCTTCGGTTGGTGATTGACATAAAAAATGATTGTAAACACCATGCCACAGACACGTATGGCCaagtaataacaataaaatcttaatactatgtaaaacataattataggAGCAGCCATCACTGAGGACAAGCCAAGAGTGAACGACTGGACACTATACAAGGCAATACAGCCGTACCTAGTAgctgtaataaaaatatctgaaataaGTTAATAGatactaattatataatttattctctATTTAGGATCTTAAACGCATACTAAGTGAATCAAAGCATGgagttatttatgtaaattttggcTCCAATGTGAAGAGCTCGGAACTGCCAGGAGATAAGAAAAGAGCTCTTCTTAATACATTTAACAAACTTCAACATACCGTTCTGTGGAAATGGGAGGAGGATTACATGGAAGATAAAccaaataatgttattattagaaAATGGTTTCCACAAAGCGCTGTATTGGGTaatgtcaaataattttattacttattgttttttAGTCGTAGTATTACTATTTTAatctatttgaaaacaaaatttattctcGTGTTCCGTGAAAGGGCTCTTCCAAATAAGCCAACCGTTTAGTGACGtattgttgataaatcttgtatgctttgttcaactctcaggttgtggcttcatctacaggatctactttacagttgatagcctacTCAACCCCCATAttcgcatattaggaaattgacaatTTGTGTGTGGTAAaacatgtttattattttcattttatttcttattattattttattaacaattctagCCAATGTTCCATAGTCGCGTTAGCTAACAAGTttccatttaattttaaatattttataaaatgacaatTATATTTGATGTCAATTACTTAAATCACTATCATAGTGTCGTGTTAGTGCAAAAGACCCTCACAGTTTTCTTCAAATTCGCTCTTTTAATACtctcacaataattataatatataagttattgtTAAGAACaattataatctagtctcaGAATGCCAATCGTTGGGATAAACTGTAATTGAGTAATACGATTTACTGCAAGGGTTTTTTAATAACACTTTAACATTTATCCAGAGACAACATCTTAGGGTTTCCACTGTGGTAtataccacatgggtaccttaaaaaagagCACGTAAACCTTTCTAAAAGGTCGGCAATAATAAGGTAAGTTAAGCCGGTGATGAGTTCTAATGTTGGATCTGATAGCTTTCACTGGCTATAAGATCGATGGTTGAAacttattaaagtgaaacttttattacatcgtctcaaaatttttcgtctgtgtgttgcatgtcgcgtgatggtcatttgtgccagtgctccacgctattttgtttgttttatcttatgaatatgtaaagtataatctttatttttttttatactgatATTAAGGTTATTTTGTGAAGGTTATGttgctttttattaatatttttttaaataaaactcgaATAACGAAAATATAAAACTGTAAAACAATAGTTCATGAAGTAATTTGGTTATTTATAGTGTGCAAAATTTCAGCTCATcccaatgtaaaattatttattacgcATGGAGGCTTAATGAGTACTCAAGAGGCAATTTACCACGGAGTACCTTTGGTTGGCGTTCCTATATTTGCTGACCAGTTTAACAATATTTTGCTGGCAGAACAGGCAGGATTTGGACGTGTACTTCAGTATGAACAGCTAAATGACAAAAACGTGGATAGAGTAATTAATGAAGTATTGAGAAACGAAAGCTATAAACAGCGAGCAATAGAGGTTTCATATAGATTCAAGGATAGGCCAATGACTCCTCTAAATTTAGCAATATATTGGATTGAATATGTTCTAAGAAATAATGGAGCAGAATTTATGAAAAGCCCAGGATTGAGAATGTCATGGCTGGCATATTACATGAtagacatttatatattaacttttGTCATGATGTCTGTTATACTATGGATATTGATAAAAGGCTTtaagttattgttttataaagagttaaacaaaaaaagatgtaatacaaaacaaaaaatatcttaacCTGGCATTCTATtactaacattaaaaagttaaaatttgtcaatatattttatggtatgtaagtatatttagtAGAAACAACTTTTTTGGAGCGCAAAACTTGTTTCAAAAGACAAACAAAACGAGATACACATTCAGTGAACGGGTGATcttgaatataattattcatttataaatagattcgCCTAAATAAGATGGAAAAGGTCAAATCACTTAAAATGatacaatttatattgtatattttgtttcgtTATGACGTTAGGATGTcgattcttataataatattattttagagtTTTCATATGAGACGAAAGTTTAGTGGCGGAAGGTACaagctataaaaattatattgtaaatttatgCCAAGAGATTTAACGACAGATGACTCCCTATGTACCATATGTAATTACAGTAATCCACTCTATTAACGTGGTATCCTTATGAAGCGTGTTCATATTACGCAATTGCAACTCTTATAACGCGGGCATACCATATAACGCCATAATTTCCCGCATACATATTTCGATAgtgtaaaatttataatgattttacAGGGGGTAATACGTATTCCTATAACGCGGCTCGATCGCGTTCTAAGGTGGATTCTGTATtcagtaaaatttaataattgcaataatataattgatttaataattagTCTGtacaaaatagtaaatataataatctttaacataataatgtttttttattcataatttaatgacaattatgtaaataaatatctacGGTTATAACCTTCGAAACATATGTAATTAACACCCCATTcgatcaaattataaaaaaggactccaaatgtgggaatgtttaattaaatgtaGGCAGGAGCGTATATAGGCAATTAAGCAGTGACTACCTCGTTACACACCGAAATAAATATACCACTagtgttaaattgtttttttttttttatgaaaataaggaacgatacgagcaggacgttcagctcagatggtaattgatacgccctacccattacaatgcagtgccgctcaggattcttgaaaaacccctaaggctgagcggcactacaactgcgctcgtcaccttaagacataagatgttaagtctcagtaattttactagctaatgcgcccttcagaccgaaacacagtaatgtttacacattactgcttcacggcagaaataggagcctcccactggtaaatggttTCATTTGGTTCGGTTATGTTATAACCGAACTTCTTTTAAACATATACTAATAAAATTTCGCCTTGATTATAGATGCTTACGGTAAGTAATGTTTTCATATTCCAAAACTCAACCACGACTacttagatccacagtgcctaccttgttagaaaatcaatgcacgcccctgaatgTAGGCGACATTGATATTTCCTACTCACATAGACGACATGAGCAGTTTGTACACTGTTAGTAGGTATACTCAATCCAGAAACATATTAATCTTCTGTCATATTCAACAAACGTTTATTTAATTGCACAATGTACTCATGCCATTTGTGTCTTAATAAGTTGCAACTGTATTAGAGGCTATACAAGCGTACGCCTGCGACTTTCAATTAACTaactttgtatgtttttttttgcaacgATTGTTCAGTTTTagatgcattactgtgtttgtaTCTCTTATTTTAGTGGATTCATATTTACCGCATTCGTAGATACAGAAGAAACTCATACTTTGGGTACATTTTACATTTCTAGTCCACTGACCTGTAGAAATACCACTGTACAGGCTGTTCCTTATGATTGAcagaatttttttgaattattttcgttcgttttccgtattattagattattatttactatttacaattttttttttgtaaatagtttcccaccatttatcgatgtttgctaaggttgtcatcactagttttagtaccgcagactctcgctacatggccaacaacgccaaaatggcgaatatcaaacaggcacaaaagcactttgacagccaccaGTCCAGGGGTATAAATACACTGACTTCTACGTCAGTGTTTCTAGTCATTAATAAGAAATAAGGACTATGATTCACTTTCCTAGAGTCTTAGGCCTAGATCTAAAGAGCGTATttacactttgctcagactttactcatgTTAAAGTTATCTTCGATTACGATTTTATGGTCAATTGACATCTTAAATTATGCGAgaccttgtgttaagtgatcacctggtgttaagtgatcaccgtcgcccacattttctttcaacaacagaggaatcactggagcgttgccggcccacaaggaaggtgtacgcgcttttttgaagctacccatgtcatatcgtcccggaaacacttcattccacagctttgtgaaaaagaaagctccttgaaaaccgcactgtggaggaccgccacacatccacatggtggagataatatactaatttgtggcgtggcgtgaaggtggaatttggaggcaggaatcaggtgaaagagctctttggaacactccccgtgataaatgcggtagaagacataccatgaagcgacgtctttaaGCAACGCCCTGTGatgcagccgttcacagagcactgggtccccgacaattcaagctccTCTGCGTAGCACGCAGTAAAATGGACTCCATGTATaacttaagctaagacagcccaaagCAAAAGTCAAGTACAGAAACATTTGAACCAAGAAACTCGTCTATGATACCACTTCAGCTGGTGCTGAAAAACTATCAAACTTGACTATCTAAATCACCGTTCGGCATTGGTGATATCATCAGAATCTCTGATGATTACGCCTAAATTTTccgtattgtttttttttttaatgaaaatacgggactaGTAATATACGGGATTGataaacccaaatattctgagcggcactacaattgcgctcgttaccttgagacataagaggttaagtctcatttgcccagtaatttcactagctacggcgcccttcagaccgaaacacagtaatgcttacacattacccattactgcttcacggcagaaataggcgccgttgcggtacccataatctagccggcatccggtgcaaagatgCCTCCCACTGGAGATTTTAAGACTAATTAATGTTTTCGGATAGgctatattttatactattcataaattgactttaaatgcctctacttattctaataatatattatgtacctactatcaaaggtaatattaatttacttaccTATAGGTCTATTGTACATATAACTGCCATTACCAACAGACAGGCATTTTGCCTCCTTTAGTTATATTAGCTATTCCATTACGttctttaaaatacataatacatatatatttacattcATTACAAATCCGAGAATTCATAAGCGTGGTAACTTTCCATTAGGTCAATGAATGCCATGGGTAATATATATAGCCTCAGAAAGGTACTTGAACTAATTTTATGTAGACATATACAGCTTATTATTCTTGCATTTTACTGATCTATTGAAGTTTTTACTtaccaataaaattaaacttgGACAAGTTATGTTATGTTTACGGTTAGAAGTATACGAGATGAAGAAGTGGTGTAATATTAACTTAAGTTGATAGCAGGAGCAAGCAAGAAAGGTTGAAACAAACTAGGGTTGCATACTTCTTCCTGTTGGAGGAGagtgtgtatttttataaaaatacttccATATATGGAACGAGGCTCACGTgattgaaagtgaaaaactaACCTTCCATGGACAGCAATACAAGTTAAgacaacacttctcttaaagcctagcctagtatcggaatactgggtctcgaaatctcgagcttCTTCGAAGAAGCTGttcgtcataaatagagcacggaaatacttcaagccggcccacattctagcgttctacaaagcgcaggtccggccacacatggagtattgctgttatctctgtTCTGACGcaccacagtatcagctcgatccatttgaccgcgtgcaacgcagagcagctcgaattgtcaaggacccagtgctctgtgaacggctaaatcacttagcgttgcgtagagacgtcgcttcattttgtgtcttttatcgcatttatcacggggagtcttccgaagagctgtttcacctgattcctgccgccgaattccactttcgcacgacacgccacaagttaggatatcatccccaccatctggatgtgtgcgaAACatccacggtgcggttttcaaggaggtttcttccagacactacaaagctgtggaatgaacttccttgtttcCGATACGATACAACATCGGTAACCTTAAAAaagggtgttgtaagagaatgtgggtgatcacttagcaccaggtgacccgtacgctcgtttgtccttcttttccataaaaaaaataagagatacgttgccagcctttaagggtTCCACCTCATACTCCCGCATGCTCTCGGCTTCCGGCCCATAATCAGCTCAATACGTCCCAGATTCGGTCCTACATGGAGTATTAttctcatctctggtctggtcaTAGAGCAGTATTTTGACACAACATGAAAAAGTGAAGACGGCCAAGACTTCTCGGGCAGTGATGATGACATTGTGAGAATAATGCGATACTTGCACCAATTGGATGAAGATGTGAGTCTAAAAATGATATTTCGCCGACCAATTATGCACCATCTTCCTCAAATTACTCAGGTCCTCGTGCTGTGAGACGATAGAGGAAAATTTTAACCTTAAATAAAAGGTATCCAATCACTCGGGACGGTCAACAAAAGGCAATTggtaaatatttgaaaattccATCCCTGAGAGTTTTGAAGGgtacaattataatatcacaTTATCGCCATAAATTGCTGGCCGCTGCATAAGATGGTAGAAGTACAGAGGAATGAATCAACATCGACTAAAGAGCCGAATACTAGTGTCACTGCATACAGTATATGaaactgaatttaaaaaataaatagctaCAGATTTAATacatgtatatgtttttataaatatacagtcggtaatttatatataaattatactagctgacccagcaaacgttgtattggtatataaagtaataaaaacatttttggggtataaataCTCgtagtagatgcaaccgattctgagacctaccaaatttatcgtacaacaattattgtaagtattgatccattgccatcttgcaaccctattttgtatcataaaaacataaaaacaaaaattacgtccaaataaataaaaataaatttaggggTGGATCGGATcacacttaacatttagggggatgaaaaatagatagtagccgattctccgAACTACtgaatatgaatataaaatttggtaaaaatcagtaaagccgtttcgcaGGAGTAAGTAACttacattgtgacacgagaattttatctATAAGATAAATTACCGACATAGCCTAAACTAAATGATTGTTAAACTAAAGTGGCAGCGGGCAGGGCACGTAGTTCGacggctgttggggcagtaaagtcctgcAATGGCGccaacgtaccggaagacgcagtgttcgtAGGCCCACCACAAGACTATAGTTATATAAGTTATATGACCgctcgtcgtggaaatctttgggagaggcctttctccagcagtggacgtcttccggctaatggtgcgatatttttttattatcattcatATCATGTATATGTCTAGGCTCTATGTTGAaccacatatttatttttaaaacgaaaCTAATACAAAATCATGCATTATAAGGTTAAAGCTAAAGATGACAATAATATcttcattaataaat is a window from the Leptidea sinapis chromosome 45, ilLepSina1.1, whole genome shotgun sequence genome containing:
- the LOC126977361 gene encoding UDP-glycosyltransferase UGT5-like translates to MEQMSYKRKPRPNIFTTNSMSEITFIEEVLWKGGLAFTEHLLNSTTMKKFLENDYNFDLVICEDFIQEAFYMLSHKYQAPLIVVTPYGNSMKQLFMVGNPLQLSTVLYEFVAIEDPTSFAGRLKNLYVSAYEFIFWRYRYLDKQEQLVKKYIKNLPQPVPSLYDIQKNASLFLINSHFSFDVPVAYQPNIIEVGGLHVAHSDDVLPQDLKRILSESKHGVIYVNFGSNVKSSELPGDKKRALLNTFNKLQHTVLWKWEEDYMEDKPNNVIIRKWFPQSAVLAHPNVKLFITHGGLMSTQEAIYHGVPLVGVPIFADQFNNILLAEQAGFGRVLQYEQLNDKNVDRVINEVLRNESYKQRAIEVSYRFKDRPMTPLNLAIYWIEYVLRNNGAEFMKSPGLRMSWLAYYMIDIYILTFVMMSVILWILIKGFKLLFYKELNKKRCNTKQKIS